The Petrocella atlantisensis genome has a window encoding:
- the gyrB gene encoding DNA topoisomerase (ATP-hydrolyzing) subunit B produces the protein MNINQEYDATQIQILEGLEAVRKRPGMYIGSTSSRGLHHLVYEIVDNAVDEALADRCDKIDVVIHKDNSISVLDNGEGIPTGMHEKGVSAVEVVFTVLHAGGKFGGGSYKVSGGLHGVGASVVNALSEWLEVTVYQKGEIFSQRFERGEVITPLTVTGTTKKHGTYIHFKPDGEIFEELVYDFDTLKQRIQEMAFLTKGLKISIEDLREGEEKKQEFHYEGGIKEFVAYRNRHKNKLYEEIIYAEGTVDDVYVEVAFQHNDSYVENVFSFVNNINTPEGGTHLTGFRNALTKTMNDYARNSKMLKDNEKNLSGEDIREGITCVISIKVTDPQFEGQTKQKLGNSEARTAVNDVLSEKLTYFLEQNPHVAKIILEKSILANRAREAARKARDLTRRKTALENTSLPGKLADCSDKDPRNCEIYIVEGDSAGGSAKSARSRQTQAILPLRGKILNVEKARLDKILANNEIRAMITAFGTGISEEFNLDKLRYHKIIIMTDADVDGAHIRTLLLTFFYRYMPELIETGKVYIAQPPLFKVTKNKKGQYVYNERALDKLLEEIGRDGIVLQRYKGLGEMDANQLWDTTMDPDHRILLRVDIDDAASADEIFTTLMGDKVEPRRAFIESHAKHVKNLDI, from the coding sequence ATGAACATAAATCAAGAATATGATGCTACACAGATACAAATACTTGAAGGTTTGGAAGCAGTTAGAAAACGACCAGGTATGTATATCGGTAGTACATCATCAAGAGGTTTGCACCATTTGGTGTATGAAATAGTAGATAATGCTGTAGATGAAGCTTTAGCAGATCGATGTGATAAAATTGATGTTGTCATACATAAAGACAACTCCATATCGGTTCTTGATAATGGTGAAGGTATACCTACGGGTATGCATGAAAAAGGTGTATCCGCTGTTGAAGTAGTTTTTACCGTTCTTCATGCAGGTGGTAAATTTGGTGGTGGTAGTTATAAGGTTTCAGGTGGTCTACATGGTGTTGGTGCATCCGTCGTCAACGCTTTGTCTGAGTGGCTAGAAGTTACTGTTTATCAAAAGGGAGAAATTTTTTCACAAAGATTTGAACGTGGCGAAGTTATTACGCCTTTAACTGTAACTGGCACCACAAAAAAACATGGTACCTATATTCATTTCAAACCGGATGGTGAAATATTCGAAGAATTGGTTTATGATTTTGATACCTTAAAACAAAGAATTCAAGAAATGGCTTTTTTGACTAAGGGTCTAAAAATTAGTATAGAAGATCTTAGAGAAGGTGAAGAGAAAAAGCAAGAATTCCATTATGAAGGTGGTATAAAGGAATTTGTAGCTTATAGAAATCGTCATAAGAATAAACTTTATGAAGAAATAATATATGCTGAAGGAACCGTTGATGATGTTTATGTGGAAGTGGCTTTTCAACATAATGATTCCTATGTTGAGAATGTATTTAGCTTTGTTAATAATATCAATACCCCTGAAGGTGGTACGCATTTAACGGGCTTTAGAAATGCTTTAACGAAAACCATGAATGATTATGCTAGAAATAGTAAAATGTTAAAGGATAATGAAAAAAATCTCTCTGGAGAAGATATTAGAGAAGGTATAACATGTGTTATCAGCATAAAAGTAACGGATCCTCAGTTTGAAGGGCAAACAAAACAAAAACTAGGGAACAGTGAAGCTAGAACTGCAGTTAATGATGTTTTATCAGAAAAACTCACTTATTTCCTTGAACAAAATCCTCATGTGGCAAAAATTATATTGGAAAAATCCATATTAGCAAATAGAGCAAGAGAAGCTGCTAGAAAAGCCAGGGATTTGACCAGAAGAAAAACAGCACTTGAGAATACGTCATTACCAGGTAAATTAGCGGACTGTTCAGATAAGGATCCAAGAAACTGTGAAATATATATTGTCGAAGGTGATTCAGCAGGTGGTTCAGCCAAATCAGCAAGATCTAGACAAACACAAGCAATACTACCGCTTAGAGGTAAGATACTGAATGTTGAAAAAGCAAGACTTGATAAGATACTGGCAAATAATGAGATAAGAGCCATGATTACAGCTTTTGGTACAGGTATTTCAGAAGAGTTTAACTTAGATAAGTTAAGGTACCATAAGATTATAATTATGACGGATGCGGATGTGGATGGTGCTCACATACGTACTTTGTTATTGACTTTTTTCTATAGGTATATGCCAGAACTCATAGAAACAGGTAAAGTGTATATTGCACAGCCACCTTTGTTTAAAGTTACAAAAAATAAAAAAGGTCAATACGTCTACAACGAAAGAGCCCTTGATAAATTATTAGAAGAGATTGGTCGAGATGGTATTGTGTTACAGCGTTATAAAGGTTTGGGGGAAATGGATGCTAACCAGTTGTGGGATACAACAATGGATCCTGATCATAGAATATTACTTAGGGTAGATATAGATGATGCAGCTTCGGCAGATGAAATTTTTACAACACTCATGGGTGATAAAGTTGAACCAAGAAGAGCATTTATTGAAAGTCATGCAAAACATGTAAAGAATTTAGATATATAA
- the recF gene encoding DNA replication/repair protein RecF (All proteins in this family for which functions are known are DNA-binding proteins that assist the filamentation of RecA onto DNA for the initiation of recombination or recombinational repair.) — translation MYIRHLELNNYRNYQEAAIDFDPGINIIYGDNAQGKTNLIEAIYLCATSKSHRLSKDKELIRINEKDAHVYMVFEKNDIIETVDVHLKKIGKKNIAINKNPIKKLNELFGLINIIMFSPEDLGLIKNGPKDRRRFIDLELSQLKPLYMYYLSHYHKVLKQRNQLLKNNHNRLDMQSLLDVWDDQLVKYGTTIIEMRKNFIEDLKPILYEKHLHLSGKKETLDMVYENDVDVEDYKVKLAAARTGDLKKGTTTVGPHRDDIRFDINKIDIRIYGSQGQQRTAALALKLSEIELIKKQVNHAPILLLDDVLSELDHQRQHYLIEHLKDIQTFITCTGIDDFIKKELNGYQLYQIKDAKVINESDLHKC, via the coding sequence ATGTACATAAGACACTTGGAATTAAATAATTATAGGAACTATCAGGAAGCTGCCATTGATTTTGATCCAGGGATTAATATTATATATGGTGATAATGCTCAAGGTAAGACAAATCTTATAGAAGCCATCTATTTATGTGCAACTTCCAAGTCTCATCGATTAAGTAAAGATAAGGAATTGATTCGAATCAATGAAAAAGATGCACATGTCTATATGGTTTTTGAAAAAAATGATATAATTGAAACCGTAGATGTGCATTTAAAAAAAATAGGTAAAAAAAATATTGCCATTAATAAGAATCCTATAAAAAAACTCAATGAACTATTTGGATTGATTAATATCATTATGTTTTCTCCAGAAGATTTAGGTTTAATTAAAAATGGTCCTAAGGATAGAAGAAGGTTTATTGATCTTGAGTTAAGTCAACTTAAACCTTTATATATGTATTATTTAAGTCATTATCACAAAGTATTAAAGCAAAGAAATCAATTATTAAAAAATAATCATAATAGGTTAGACATGCAAAGTCTCTTAGACGTTTGGGATGATCAGTTGGTAAAATATGGAACGACCATTATTGAAATGCGCAAAAATTTCATTGAGGATTTAAAGCCGATACTGTATGAAAAGCATTTACATCTCTCCGGGAAAAAAGAGACCTTAGATATGGTTTATGAAAATGATGTCGATGTAGAAGACTACAAAGTAAAATTAGCAGCTGCTAGAACCGGTGATTTAAAAAAAGGAACGACAACAGTAGGTCCACATAGAGATGATATTCGCTTTGATATTAATAAAATTGATATTCGTATATATGGATCACAAGGTCAGCAAAGAACAGCTGCTTTGGCTTTGAAATTATCAGAAATAGAGCTCATTAAGAAGCAAGTGAATCATGCACCCATACTTTTACTTGATGATGTACTGTCTGAACTTGATCATCAAAGACAACATTATTTGATTGAGCATCTGAAAGATATACAAACGTTCATCACGTGTACAGGTATAGATGATTTTATAAAGAAAGAGTTAAATGGCTACCAATTATATCAAATTAAAGATGCAAAAGTAATCAATGAGTCAGATTTGCATAAGTGCTAG
- a CDS encoding RNA-binding S4 domain-containing protein, with protein sequence MGDEMKEIIINTEFIKLGALLKLAGIADSGVHAKIMILNGEVKYNGQIEYQRGKKVRDGDEIEVSGYDSILVKYVD encoded by the coding sequence ATGGGTGACGAGATGAAAGAAATTATTATTAATACGGAATTTATAAAGTTGGGAGCACTGTTAAAATTAGCAGGTATTGCAGATTCAGGGGTACATGCTAAGATCATGATCCTTAATGGTGAAGTAAAATATAATGGTCAAATAGAATATCAAAGAGGAAAAAAAGTAAGAGATGGTGATGAGATTGAAGTATCTGGTTATGATTCAATACTTGTCAAATACGTTGATTAA
- the dnaN gene encoding DNA polymerase III subunit beta has product MKINCHKNDLLNGVNTSLKAVSTRTTLPILQCILLQTTQNEFKLISNDLEIGIESHVKANIIESGSVAIDARIFSEIVKKLPDAMVDITVDESNMTTIICQKSIFNIPGQPGTEFIQLPQVTKDTSISIKQSVLKDMIHQTLFSIAIKEIKPILTGELIEIKDNALSIISMDGYRISIRKVEFMDDFSDTAVVVPGKTLSEISKILSSDEADMLSIYFTDKHVLFELEDSIVVSRLLEGEYPKYANLFSGDYETLITVNRKELMMSIERAALIARESKKSPVKFEIKEDTLLITSNTELGNVHEELMIVREGQPIDIAFNPKYLLDALKAIEDEEICMQFTNALNPCIVRQVEGEDYKYLILPIRLNG; this is encoded by the coding sequence ATGAAAATTAATTGTCATAAAAATGACTTGCTTAATGGCGTTAATACATCCCTTAAAGCTGTTTCAACTCGAACGACTTTGCCCATCCTTCAATGTATACTTCTTCAAACAACACAAAATGAATTCAAGTTAATTAGCAATGATTTAGAAATCGGTATCGAAAGTCATGTAAAGGCAAATATCATTGAGTCAGGAAGCGTAGCCATTGATGCAAGAATATTCTCGGAAATAGTAAAGAAATTGCCAGATGCCATGGTAGATATTACAGTCGATGAAAGTAATATGACCACCATTATTTGTCAAAAATCTATATTTAATATACCGGGTCAACCCGGTACTGAATTTATTCAATTGCCTCAAGTAACGAAAGATACAAGTATCTCCATAAAGCAAAGTGTTTTGAAGGATATGATCCATCAAACCTTGTTTAGTATTGCGATAAAAGAAATTAAGCCTATATTGACAGGTGAGTTGATTGAAATCAAAGATAATGCATTAAGTATTATATCAATGGATGGTTATAGAATATCTATAAGAAAAGTAGAATTTATGGATGATTTTAGTGATACTGCTGTGGTTGTACCTGGAAAAACTTTGAGTGAAATAAGTAAAATACTATCTAGTGATGAGGCTGATATGTTATCTATTTATTTTACAGATAAACATGTCCTATTTGAGCTTGAAGATAGTATCGTTGTATCTAGATTACTAGAAGGGGAGTACCCCAAATATGCAAATCTTTTTTCTGGTGATTATGAAACACTGATTACTGTGAATCGTAAGGAATTGATGATGAGCATTGAGAGAGCGGCTTTGATTGCTAGGGAAAGTAAAAAAAGTCCTGTCAAATTTGAGATAAAAGAGGATACATTATTGATTACTTCAAATACGGAACTTGGTAATGTCCATGAAGAATTGATGATTGTAAGAGAAGGCCAGCCTATTGATATTGCTTTTAATCCTAAATATCTTTTAGATGCACTCAAGGCAATCGAAGATGAAGAAATATGTATGCAGTTTACCAATGCATTGAATCCTTGTATTGTTCGACAAGTAGAAGGTGAAGACTATAAATACTTAATATTGCCAATTAGATTGAATGGGTGA